One segment of Microbacterium arborescens DNA contains the following:
- a CDS encoding NAD(P)/FAD-dependent oxidoreductase: MATAASDPRATRSHTAHHRVVVVGGGNGGVSAAARLQRQGVDDIALIEPKDTHEYQPLFSHVAGGTARISETVRPQRSVIPDGVRWIQDAVISVDPHRSTVRLASGDEVGYDHLVLSPGMQKDWASVPGLAESIGTGDVTTHYEGDLAARTSLRLRDLRRGTVVFTQPAGPASCAGASQKPMYQACDYWQRIGVLDDIRVILVVPEKTVFGIPAFDREIQRAIDRYGIELRTESALIEVDAAASEVVIASPTGIERIRFDLVNVVPPQSAPDWIRESGLAAEGDADGFVDVDPATLRHTRFAGIWAIGDAAATTNSKSGGALRKQTMVLAKNLSAALAGDEPRARYDGYGVCPMTVSRSSVVWAEFGPSGELMPTIPFFRRMYRESALSWFFDRRVLPWVYWNLILTGRA; this comes from the coding sequence ATGGCGACGGCAGCATCCGATCCTCGAGCGACTCGGTCGCACACCGCGCATCACCGGGTCGTCGTGGTCGGCGGCGGCAACGGCGGAGTATCAGCGGCAGCCCGCTTGCAGCGGCAGGGCGTCGACGACATCGCGCTGATCGAGCCGAAGGACACCCACGAGTACCAGCCGCTGTTCTCGCACGTCGCCGGCGGTACGGCGCGTATCAGCGAGACGGTTCGGCCGCAGCGCAGCGTCATCCCCGACGGCGTCCGGTGGATCCAGGATGCCGTGATCTCCGTCGACCCGCACCGCTCGACCGTCCGCCTCGCATCGGGCGACGAGGTCGGTTACGACCACCTCGTCCTGAGCCCCGGGATGCAGAAGGACTGGGCGAGCGTGCCGGGGCTGGCTGAATCGATCGGGACAGGCGACGTGACCACCCATTACGAGGGCGACCTCGCGGCGCGCACGTCGCTGCGCCTGCGCGATCTGCGGCGGGGCACCGTCGTCTTCACGCAGCCCGCCGGTCCCGCCTCGTGCGCGGGCGCATCGCAGAAGCCCATGTACCAGGCGTGCGACTACTGGCAGCGCATCGGGGTGCTGGACGACATCCGGGTCATCCTCGTGGTTCCGGAGAAGACCGTGTTCGGCATCCCGGCCTTCGACCGGGAGATCCAGCGGGCGATCGACCGTTACGGCATCGAGCTGCGGACCGAGAGCGCGCTGATCGAGGTGGATGCCGCGGCCTCCGAGGTCGTGATCGCGTCGCCGACCGGCATCGAACGCATCCGGTTCGACCTCGTCAACGTCGTGCCGCCGCAGTCGGCGCCCGACTGGATCCGGGAATCCGGGCTCGCCGCCGAGGGCGACGCGGACGGGTTCGTCGACGTCGATCCCGCGACCCTTCGCCACACCCGCTTCGCCGGCATCTGGGCGATCGGCGATGCCGCTGCCACGACGAACTCGAAGAGCGGGGGAGCTCTGCGCAAGCAGACCATGGTCCTCGCGAAGAACCTCTCCGCGGCCCTGGCGGGAGACGAGCCCCGCGCACGTTACGACGGGTACGGCGTGTGCCCCATGACGGTGTCGCGCTCGAGCGTCGTGTGGGCCGAGTTCGGGCCCTCGGGCGAGCTCATGCCGACGATCCCCTTCTTCCGGCGCATGTACCGCGAGAGCGCGTTGTCCTGGTTCTTCGACCGCCGCGTGCTGCCCTGGGTGTATTGGAACCTCATCCTCACCGGGAGGGCGTGA
- a CDS encoding endonuclease/exonuclease/phosphatase family protein has translation MTRAASESAVAHLFGPSELHPHDLHVATWNIRRRIDGPTWPPNDRWTVRGRRLATVLHADPPAILGTQEAMPDQADLVRASLGTSYRFVGHGRNADGRGEGCPIFFDSDRLELTGHEQSALSETPEVAGSTSWGNPVPRVVVRAAFRDRVTGGSLTVLNTHLDVFSARSRLRSAWQLHDLAAETTGAVIVMGDMNAGPGSAPLSALFSSRLVDAWQAAEVRATPLWDTYGGYHPPRVRKGPIDWIAVDRSLRVTRAAVDTRTIDGAAPSDHLGVHVLLRLDGGAS, from the coding sequence ATGACGCGCGCAGCGAGCGAGAGCGCCGTCGCCCATTTGTTCGGCCCGAGCGAGCTGCATCCGCACGACCTCCACGTCGCGACTTGGAACATCCGCCGGCGCATCGACGGACCGACCTGGCCGCCGAACGACCGCTGGACGGTGCGCGGTCGGCGGTTGGCCACGGTGCTCCACGCGGACCCGCCCGCTATCCTCGGCACGCAGGAAGCGATGCCCGACCAGGCCGATCTCGTCCGGGCCTCCCTCGGCACGTCGTACCGCTTCGTCGGTCACGGCCGCAACGCCGACGGCCGTGGCGAGGGCTGCCCGATCTTCTTCGACTCCGACCGTCTCGAGCTGACGGGCCATGAGCAGTCGGCCCTCTCCGAGACACCCGAGGTCGCGGGCTCGACGTCGTGGGGAAACCCGGTACCGCGGGTGGTGGTCCGCGCTGCCTTCCGTGATCGGGTCACCGGCGGCTCACTGACCGTGCTGAACACGCACCTCGACGTCTTCTCCGCCCGATCACGGCTGCGCTCGGCCTGGCAGCTGCACGACCTCGCCGCCGAGACGACGGGGGCGGTGATCGTCATGGGCGACATGAACGCCGGCCCGGGCTCCGCTCCACTGTCAGCGCTGTTCAGCAGCCGTCTCGTCGACGCGTGGCAGGCGGCGGAGGTCAGGGCGACGCCGCTCTGGGACACCTACGGCGGCTACCACCCGCCGCGCGTGCGGAAAGGGCCGATCGACTGGATCGCGGTCGATCGCTCCCTCCGCGTCACACGGGCCGCCGTCGACACGCGCACGATCGACGGCGCGGCACCGTCGGACCACCTGGGCGTCCACGTGCTCCTCCGCCTGGACGGGGGCGCGTCGTGA
- a CDS encoding glycosyltransferase family 2 protein has protein sequence MTLESRPLPHRPTVSVVIPVKDDAVMLRRCLRALAEQTEPPDEIVVVDNGSRDDSADVAHAAGARVVECAATGIPAAAATGYDHATGDLVLRLDADSLPAPTWIADLCRDFARRPDIAVLTGGARFVDGPRALRRPLAATYLGLYALLGFAALGHLPLFGSNLAFRRTAWRSVSTEVHRADAEVHDDFDLAFHLGGRHRIAYSRRADMGISMRPFDDRRAFGTRIARGFHTVVSHWPDELPHRRVARRLRRTGRHDLTRAAEGRR, from the coding sequence ATGACACTCGAATCCCGGCCCCTGCCCCACCGCCCGACCGTGTCGGTCGTGATCCCGGTGAAGGACGACGCCGTGATGCTGCGACGGTGTCTGCGCGCCCTCGCCGAACAGACCGAGCCGCCCGACGAGATCGTCGTGGTCGACAACGGCTCGCGCGACGACTCCGCCGACGTCGCCCATGCCGCCGGCGCGCGCGTCGTCGAGTGCGCGGCCACCGGCATCCCCGCGGCGGCGGCGACGGGGTACGACCACGCGACCGGCGATCTCGTCCTGCGGCTGGATGCCGACTCGCTCCCCGCCCCGACCTGGATCGCCGACCTCTGCCGCGACTTCGCACGCAGGCCCGACATCGCCGTGCTGACCGGAGGCGCCCGCTTCGTCGACGGGCCGCGGGCGCTGCGACGCCCCCTCGCCGCGACGTACCTCGGGCTGTACGCGCTCCTGGGGTTCGCCGCGCTGGGCCATCTGCCGCTGTTCGGCTCGAACCTCGCCTTCCGGCGCACCGCGTGGCGGAGCGTCAGCACCGAGGTGCACCGCGCAGACGCCGAGGTGCACGACGACTTCGACCTCGCCTTCCACCTGGGCGGGCGTCACCGGATCGCATACTCGCGCCGCGCAGACATGGGGATCTCCATGCGACCCTTCGACGATCGGCGCGCCTTCGGCACGCGCATCGCCCGGGGCTTCCACACCGTCGTCTCGCATTGGCCCGACGAGCTGCCGCACCGCCGCGTGGCTCGCCGGCTACGCCGCACGGGTCGCCACGACCTCACCCGCGCAGCGGAGGGGCGGCGATGA